Part of the Manihot esculenta chloroplast, complete genome genome, TACTCCTTACTCAAGTTCCCAATGAATACCAAGCAAGCTTTCATTGATTCATTCTTCTTTAGAATTTATGAATTCTTTATTCAATTATCACAACTTATTCAATTCTCACAATTACGACCTAAATGAAATGTGAAATTCTTGAGTAGTCTACTTCCCTTCGAATGAGAAATTCCCAGTACCCTAGAATTCATAAGGGATTTACTTGTCTATGTCTCTTTCTATTCGATCTTTTAGGTCCCCAACTCGCCTCGACGGTTATGCCACGATGCTATTAAAGCCTATATGCGATGTATAGACTACTGTAACCATGACATATTTGCTTACTTGAGTATAAACATAGTTTCTTTCTATTTCTAAAATTCTAAAATAAAAATAAAGGGAATGATTAATTCCACAAAACAAAAGAAAGAAGTCGGGTTTCACGAGGTACAACCAGAAATTCCTATTTATTTGTTACTGCATCGACCATAGACCAATTCCTCTTTTATTGGGGAGTATTGAATACCCCCATAATTCTGAGCTTCATGTTACTCCTCTCAAGAGACATGTCAGATCCAGGACATCCAAATTCGATTAAACGGGATGGCAGTTTTTTATTCCAAAACTGTAAAACCAGAATTTCGATCAAATCACACATCGCAGTATACTAGGCCTTCTAATTCTTTAAGAGGTTTATCTAAAAGATTTGCGATATAACTAGGAAGACGTTTCAAATACCACACATGAGTTACTGGGCATGCCAGTTTGATGTAGCCCATTTGATATCTTCGTATCCGAGAATCAACAAATTCGACTCCGCATTGTTCACAAAATTTTTGGTCTTCTTTTTCATTCCTGATTACTCGATAATTTCCACACGCACAAATTCCACTTTTTATTGGCCCAAAAATTCTTTCACAAAATAATCCATCCTTTTCAGGTTTATTGGTTTTGTAATGAAAAGTATAGGGTTTTGTCACCTCTCCAACAATCTCTCCGTTAGGTAGGATTTTATTGGCCCAAGCACTTATTTGTTGAGGCGAAACTGATCCAATTCGGAGTTGTTGATGTTTATACCGATCAATCATAGAAAAAAAATTCTGATTCATTTCAATTAAGCTTCCTTCCTAGTAATCTGGAAGTTCTTCTCAGATACAAGGAAATGATTCAGTTCCAGAGCCAAAGATCGTAGTTCTCGAACGAGCAATCGAAAAGATTCGGGAGCATCTTCAGGTTTAGGTATTGTTCCTCCAATGATCGTAGTACCAAGCACTTCTTGGCGAGCTCTAATATGATCAGATTTATAAGTCAGCATTTCTTGTAAAATATGAGAAACACCAAACCCCTCTAGAGCCCAAACCTCCATTTCTCCGACCCGTTGTCCCCCTTGCTTGGCCCTTCCTCTAAGGGGTTGTTGTGTAACAAGTGCATAATGTCCACTGGAACGTCCATGTATTTTATCATCAACTTGATGAATTAATTTCAAGATATAAGGCTTTCCTATTATAACAGGCTGTTCAAAAGGATCCCCCGTTCTTCCATCAAATATTCTACTTTTTCCCGGATACTCGGGTTCAAATACCCACGGATTTGCTGTTTGCTTACTGGCTTCATATAATTCAGAAAACACTAGTTTTCTCGAAGCCTCTTGTTCATATCTCTCATCAAAGGGTGCTATTCGATAATGTCTATCTAGCAGACCTCCCGCTAACCCGAGTGAGCATTCAAATATCTGTCCTACATTCATTCGTGAAGGTACTCCTAATGGGTTGAAGACCATATCAACAGGTCTTCCATCTTGCAAATAAGGCATATCTTGTCTAGGCAAAATTTTGGAAATGATGCCTTTATTTCCATGTCTTCCAGCTACTTTATCACCCACTTTGATTTCACGTTTCTGTAAAATATATACACAAATCCTTTCCGGATTATAACAGGAACCCCCCTTTTTCTGGATCCATCTCACATCAATAACTCGACCCCTACCACCTATAGGTAGTTTTAGACAAGTTTCTTTTGAAGTAGATACCTGAATACCAAGTACGGCTCTTAATAATCTATCTTCCGGAGCATACGATGATTCTTTCGCCATTTGAGGCGTTAATTTACCTACTAAAATATCGCCCGTCTCTACCCAAGATCCTAGCATCACAATTCCGTTTTTGTCTAAATTTCGGAGTAAATGGGCCTCTAGATGCGGTATTTCGTTAGTGATCCTTTCAGGTCCTTGGCTTGTCACATGAGTCTGAATTTCATATTTCCGTATGTGAAAAGAAGTATAAATATCTTCATATACCAGACGCTCGCTAATGAGTACCGCATCCTCAAAATTGTAACCTTCCCATGGCATATAAGCGACTAATACGTTTTTGCCCAAGGCAAGTTCGCCACCAACTGTAGCGGCACCATCCGCTAAAACTTGTCCCTTTTTAATGCATTTACCCCGCCGAAGCTGGGTTTTTTGATGCATACAAGTATTTTTGTTGGAACGTTGATACCTAACTAATGGAATGCGTAGAGTATCCCCATTACCTGATAAAATGATCTTGTCAATATCAGTATAAATTATCTTTCCCTCGTGTTCGGCTATAGCAGGAACCCCTGAATCTAGAGCCACTTGGCGTTCCAATCCAGTTCCAACAATGCATTTTTCGGACCGAGAAAGTGGAACTGCTTGACGTTGCATATTAGAACTCATTAAAGCCCGATTCGCATCATTATGCTCGATAAAAGGAATGAGGGAAGCTCCAATAGAAAAATATTGGAAGGGAAAAATACTTCGAAGATGCACCCGTTCCCATGCAATAGTCAGGAATTCTTGACGATATCGAGCCGGAGCAACCTGTTCTTCCTGAACACCTCGATTCAGCGCCAAAGAATTTCCTGCCGCTACCATATAGTATTCCTCTCTATTTGGCGATAAATAAAACATCCGTACTTTTTTTGATCCCTCAGAGATTTCATAAAATGGGCTTTCTAAAGACCCCCAATAACCAATCTTGGCATGAATTGCTAAAGATCCAATAAGTCCAACATTGATTCCTTCAGACGTGTCAATTGGGCAAATGCGCCCATAATGACTAGGGTGGATATCTCGTATCCGAAAACTAGCAGTTCGTCCTGTTAATCCTCCAGGACCCAAATAACTCAATTTTCTCCCATGAACTATTTGTGTCAATGGATTAGTTCGATCCAAAACTTGAGATAATGGGTGTAATCCGAAAAAAGATTCATAAGTGGTTGTTAATGGAGTTGAAGTTACCAAATTTTGAGGGGTCGGTATCAATTTATGCCTAATTGCTCCACATATAGTCCCTCGAACTACATTTTCTAAACGAATCAGAGCCAATCCGAATTGATCTTGTAAGAGATCCGCTACAGAACGAATACGTTTATTTTTTAAATGATTCATATCGTCAAGTGTACCCATTCCAAATTTCATTCCAATCAAACGATCCGCAGCTGCCAATATATCTCGTGGTAACAAAAATGTATTGTTATGGGGTATATCAAGATTCAGTTTCCGGTTCATATTTAATCGACCAATCTTTCCTAATTCACATCTTTGTTGAAAGAATTTCTTTTGTAATTCCTTACATAAGGATTCAGAAAATATTGGATCTCCGCCTACACAAGTAAATTGTTGATAAAACTCCAAAATGGCATTTTCCTTTGACCCAATTTTTTTTTTTTCCTTATCATTCAGGAAAGATAAGAAAATTTCAGGGTAGCACACATTCTCTAAAATTTCTTTTAGATTCAAACCCATAGCTGATGATAGAACTAGAATAGATATTTTCTGTTTCCTACTCACACGAGCCCATATCCTTGCTTTTCTATCAATCTCTAATTCTACTCTCCCCCCCCAATCTGATATTATGGTGCCGGTATAGACCGAAATTCCATTATGTTCCAACTCTGACCGGTAATAGATACCCGGACTCTGCAATATTTGATTGATCACAATTCTGTATATTCCATTTATTATAAAAGTTCCCAGGGAATTCATTAGAGGAATGTTTCCAATAAAAATTGTTTGTTCTTGCATATCCCTACTGGTTTTCCAAATTAATCCTGCGGATACATATAATTCAGAAGAATATGTAAGTGATTCATATACAGCATCTTTTTCTTTTATCAAGGGTTCTACTAATTGATATGTTTCCACAAATAATTGAAATTCAATTTCTTGATCTGTATCTTCAATTTTTGGAAACTTATAAAGTTCTTCTGTTAAGCCCTGATCAATGAATCTACAAAATCCTTCAAATTGTATCTGATTAAATCCAGGTATTGTAGACATTCCCTCATTTCCATCCCCGAGCATTTTTTTTCCCGTTTATTAAAAAAAAATCCCATTATTGGATCGTTCTTCATTCAATTATATGGATTAGATCGGTCTAGCAATGATGGAATTTATATTCTGTTTACAGAATCACATAAAATTTTGTATAGAATAGCAAAAAGTGATTCAATTTCTACCATTATTATGATATTCCAATACGATTGAATACCGGTAAAATAAATGGATTCGGTATTTAATCTTTCGATGAGATAAAGAACCAATAATCAGAAACAATATAAAGTGGATTTCATTGTTTAGTTCAAAAAAAACATAGAAGAAATATATTTTTATCTATTTTTTTAATCGAGTTCATATAATACGATTGAAGTGCATAAGAAGGTTTATTAAACATACGCAGACATAACTATAATTATTTATAGTTATACGCCTCTTCTTTTACTGCAGTTCTATTTTTGACAGCGCATGTCATGCTCTATCAAAATTTCTATTCAATTTTTGATTGAATAGAAATTTTCCTATAGGAATCATAGACAGATAAGATATCAGATTATATATCTGTGTAAAATTTTCTGTTCTAGGGTTTACATATACTCATAATTGTTGTTATAATTGAAATTGAGAAGAATTTTTTTTATTGAAAGGAATCAATACTGATGGGTTACGTATCAATTTTCTTATATCATTAGGATTAGGGAAATACTATTTTAGATTCAAATACAAGAATCGTTCATGAATTCACAGTCAAATAGTTAATGGTTCCAATTTGTCCTTAAAAAGAAAAAAAAAAAGAGGGGGGATATTTTCGTCTATTTTGTGTTGCCTTGGCGGCATGGCCGAGCGGTAAGGCGGGGGACTGCAAATCCTTTTTCCCCAGTTCAAATCCGGGTGTCGCCTGATCAACAAAAGGCGCAAAATGCTTTATTCCCTTTTGCTGATATAACTTGTCGAACTTTCCCCCAACAGGAGCACGCGAAGGAAAGGACATCTTGATACTTCCTTGATTCTAAACATCGGAAAATTCTGTTCTCTAAAGTGCTGTAAATTCTTGCATCTAGGATTCGGGGAAAGTTTATAGTGATGAAAGGGAATCGGTAAATCTTGATATAATAGTCCTTCCACCACTAATGCAGTGTTTACTGACTGAGTCTTGAATTAGATTGGATAGCGGGGCAGGGAATCTAATTAGTAGTTGTTGAAAGGGTGAAAGGTCTTTTGTATACAAACTCATGAGAATTCCTGAGTACTCAGGAATTCAATCAGTCAAATAGTGATTGAATAGATAATTGGCTTTTACTTATACATATCTATTTTTTTTCTTACATTTTAGTAACACTTTCTTGATACTTCCAAGGGTCTTGCTGCCTATTTTGTTTGTACTAAAAGTTTTTCGATTCTATTAGCAATCATATAAGAACTTCTTAGAATTAATTGGATTTTTTGGATTGTTTCATCAATATATTGAACAGAATCTTTTTTTTTGACTCTGCGCCAGCGATTCTACTATTATTAGTGAACAATAATGGAAAAATTCCTTCATATTCATAGAGATAGAGGACATAATTCACATGGATATAGTAAGTCTCGCTTGGGCTGCTTTAATGGTAGTCTTTACATTTTCCCTTTCACTCGTAGTATGGGGAAGAAGTGGACTCTAGGGTACTACTAATTGAGTTGAGAAATCAAACTGTATCAACTGTTTTATAGATCATTTTGCAAAGATTTTTGAATTTAACTGTTTATGTTTAAATTTAATTTAATTATTTAATTCTATTTAATTCAATTTCTAAATTCTTACAAATTTAGAAATTGAATTAAAAATATCTTCAATCCAAAATTCTATTGGATTCGAGTGAAGTAATATATTCTATGAATAGAATAATATATGAATAATACCCTTTTAATCATAATCAAACAAATATTTCAATGATTCTCGTGTTCATATTTCGAAAGTAAAAGGAATACAAATGATAGGAAATTTATTCCAACAAAATTATTCCTAAATTTTCTATTTTGAGAAATATGAACAATGAAGAAGAGCGAACCCCCTCCCTTTTTTTTATTTGTTTGCCTTTTTCCTGTTCAAATTCAAAGAGAAAACAATATTAAATATTAAAAATGATTAAATTAAGTGAATTTTCTATGAGAAATAAGATAGACATAGTGATTCTCCAATGAGATACTACGCATACTAAGATATTTTCTTGCTTCGTGCTTAGTTTAGTATTTGTTTTATTATTTTATAAATTGGATTTATGCTATACCTTATTGACTTGACTTATTTCATATCATGATTCAAAGGTTAAAAATCGGCAGGGTTTGCTAGTTTACTAATCCTTTTTGTTGAAATCTGAAAAAAGTTTTTATAGAACTCCTTTCCTTGGATGATCTGTCAACTGCTCAATCAATTACTTATTCGAAATGTTAAAAATAAAAAAAAAAAAAGATTTCTTGATTTTCTTTTATTAATATTTGTTCCGATTTATTCCTTTTGATTGATTTTAGTCTTTCGGTAAATGCCGGGATTCATATTGAAAATAATAAGAAATCTAGGAATTAGAATCGTAAAAGTACGAGTAAGAGTTGCCTTTCGACTCTTTTAGATTAATTGGAATCAACACAAATCAAATAGATGAAGAAATAGAATTCAAATAGATGAAGAAATAGAATTGGGACGTTATATACATTACATAGATAATTAATATCTAGATATATAAATACTAGATATATAAATATAAGATGATATTATAGATTAATCTATATTTATATTAAGCCTATATCTTTATACAGTAAAAACTTTATACACTAGAATAACAAATAAGGATAGTATGATAGATTTCTTTCTATCATACTATCGGATCTCATAGAATACTGCTAATTCTAGTCCCTTCCTTTCATCTAAAACGCAAAATAGGAATCCTTTTCAATGATTGAAGAAAAAAACTTTTCATTTTTTTTCTTCAATCATTGATATTGATAAGAACTAAGAAGTCAAGTTTCATTCAAATTAATCACCTTGACTAACTGTTTTTACGTATATTATAAGTAAAAAAGCAGTAGGAACTAGAATGAACAGTGCAGTAGCAATAAATGCAAGAATATTTACTTCCATAATCTCATCGTTTCGTTTTTCTTTACTTCGCAATAACTCGGGATTTAATCCCATAGAGATAATAAATCTTTCGCCTCTAAATTCAATGGGATAAATTCCATCTCGATGATATCGAGTCTGATCAATATCATGAATAACAATATCTGAGCTATCAAATCGATTCATCGTCGAGAATTGAATAGTATAACATAGAAAGATCTTTTATCCATACCGAATTCAAAAAATGGATTCTTGATTCAATTGATAATTTCTTTACTTTACTTTATTTTTATTTATCATATTCTTTCTTTTCTATAAAAATCAAAATTTCGCCTTCTTTGTACAATCATCTGACGAAGACCCACCTTTACACTTACATTGGTTACAACCAAACCAAAACAAACAATAGGAGCAAAACGGGGAAGGGGGCGTTAAGTTATAAATTCCTTTTTTAATGATCTAATCTTATTGGAAAACAAAAAAATGTGATCAAGTCCCAATATAGAATATAGTATAAACAAATCGAATATTTTACCAAATTCATTTTTTAGGATTTGTTTTTTTTCAGCAAAAATCCTTAAAAAAAAATTATTCATTCCCTCTCTAATAGAAGTGGGATCCTTATTTTTATTTGATCTTTATTTTATTAATATCCCCCTTCTTTGGTAATGAAATGCATAGAATATATTAAAACTTCAATGCGCAATTTGAATGAGATAGATTGTTTCAAATTCAAATTTGTAATTGAGATTACACAAAATTGGAACCAAAAAAAAGAGACTTTTCGGATTAAAAGAAAAGGATTCTATCAAAGCAATTAAATTACTTTTGTATCGTACAAATAAAAATTCCATTTGTGTACGTGCTACCGGAAAAGATACGGTACTTGATTCGATTTCGGTCGGGAGTAATCGAAAAATCCAAACTCAGTATAGTATCTTTTGGAATCTTGAATATGACGCTACCAAAAATTATACTAATCCACATATGTCTCTATCAATCAGTACTAGTTGAAAAAATGAAAATTTCCATATTTGTATTGACTTTGATGAGAAATGAAAAACGAAAAAAAAAAATAAATATAAATAAGAATAAAATTAAGAATAATAAGGATCCCCTTGGGAATGAAATTGTGCTATTTGCCCCCTTCGCCGAAAGGGGAGAGATGAATTGATGTATTTTTTTATTAGATTATTGGATTTTGATCCGTCGGGACTGACGGGGCTCGAACCCGCAGCTTCCGCCTTGACAGGGCGGTGCTCTGACCAATTGAACTACAATCCCGGGGAAATGCAATAAAGTGTACAGCATACATATTCTTATGATTTCATTCAAACCTTTATACTATATTAGATTTTATATTGGAATTGTCGCGTTGTAACAGAAACGGGAGTGGTATACTGATATCCACATGGATATTCACTTTAGTGAGAAAAAGTGATAAAAGGGACAGGGGTTACTAGTCATCTTTTCGTTATTTCAAATCAAAGTCGATTGATAATAAAAAAATCTTTCAATGAAAAAAGACTCTTTTTTTCTTTCAATTATTCTTTTTCTTAGACTTTATACTTACAAATCCTGATCTGAATCTAGATCATTAGCAAGATCATAATTTGTGAGAAAAAAAAAGAAAGCAAATCAAATAAAGAACAGGTAGAGATATATCACAAATTTTGAATTTTTTTCCGTATCAGGCATTTCGAGAGAACAAAGGGGTTATATCATTTCATGGCGGATCAGTGAATTATTGGGCCGAGCTGGATTTGAACCAGCGTAGACATATTGCCAACGAATTTACAGTCCGTCCCCATTAACCGCTCGGGCATCGACCCAGGAAGAATCAATTCCAGACTTATTAATAATCCACGATCAACTTCCTTTCGTAATACCCTACCCCCAGGGGAAGTCGAATCCCCGCTGCCTCCTTGAAAGAGAGATGTCCTGAACCACTAGACGATGGGGGCGCGTTTGCCCGACCGCCAGCATACTATGAGCATAGTATGAACAGTTTTTTGAAATTGTCAATATAACGAAATGGTATGACTAGATTCGAAGAATCTTTCTGTCTTTCATGATTCCATAGCATTTTTTTTTTATTCTTATATTCATGAAAGATTCATTCTAATTGCCATTATATTAAATTATTTAGAATTTTTTTTTATAATTTATTAATTTTTTTTTAAGAATTTGGTTCGGGGGACAAAAAAACTCTTTTCATCAGTGATTCGATGAAATATCTTGGATCTATGTTGAATTACTAAATACATGTATTAATCAAATGTATTTCGTTCTGATGGTGGTCAATTCAATTAGGTTTTGGTTTGGCCTTGAAAAATTCATTACATTGATATTTATCAAATTCAATATCAATAAACCACTTTTTACCTATTCACTAGTTTAGCCTTTACTCACTAGGTAAATCAAATCAAATCTCTCACTTATGAATTGAATGAACTACTATGAGTCTACTCCCTATACCCTATATTTAGTATAATATACTTATATATTATATATTAATTTATAATATACTTAGTATAATTATATAATATTTTAATTAATATAAATTAATATATAATATTATATAAATTTAGTATATAAATATATTTATATAATTTATTTACAATATATCCATTTACTTTATAAAATAAAAATTTTATTTCTAATCTATTTCCATAGATCTATCTTATCCGCATAGCGGCTCATTCAGGAATTGAATCAAAGTGGCCCTTTTAACTCAGTGGTAGAGTAACGCCATGGTAAGGCGTAAGTCATCGGTTCAAATCCGATAAGGGGCTTTGGCCTTTTTTCATAAAACCCAGCAGTAGTATTCTTATTTGCAGTAGTATTCTTATTTGAAGAGGGAATAGAAATATTTTTGATATTTGTAATAAAAAAAGTAAGAAACTCTATAATTAATTCTAAAATAAAATTAGAAATTTTTAAAAATTAACATTATAATGATTTATACCACATTAATACTATATAAAATTAATATTAATTATAACTATAAACTATAACTATAAACATTTAATTCTAGTTACTAGTTATAAATATAGTTATAAAGTTGAACATTTAGTATATTATATTTAGTATATTATAATGATTTAGTATATTATAATGAATAATGATAAATTGGCTCTTAAATCGCCAAATTTTATTATTTTCCATTATTCCAATCAAATCAATTCTAAAAATTAGATTAGAAATCAATAAAAGAAAAAGTAAGTGGACCTAACCTATTGCATCATGACTATATCTACTATTCTGATATTAAAATTCGATATACGATATAGATGAAATTGAAACAGTAGTTTTGCTTTTTCTTTTATTTTCATATTCCTTTTTCTTTGGACTCCGAAAAAATCTGTCGATATTTCTGATTAAAGCTTCTTGCTCCTAGTTATTCTATAGGAAAAAATCACTGTTCCCTTCCTCCATAGAAAAGTTTATTCGAAGTCATAACATAAGACATAGAAGAGACTTTTAAAATATCTTTCTTTTAAAATATCTTTCTTTGATTCCAGAACACAAAATCAATTTATCAATTTATATTGATATATATATACCTATATGAGATTTATATATAAATTTATATATAATAAGATTGATATATCTATCAGATCATGGCTTTATGTACTAAATATTTTCATATCGATGCATACAATATTTTTTTCCGATAATGTAATGTAGAATAAGTGTGAGAAAAATACTTTCATTTTCAAATACTTTCATTTAAAGTTTTCTATTTATTGAATAGTGTATTGAATTTAATAATAGGAAAATTCTCTTTCTTCTTTTCTGAAGATATAAAGTAAATATAAAAAATATTCGAAGTGTCTTTCTTGCTTTGACCTGCGAAATATTTTGGTTTTTTTATCTGAAGGAAAAATAAATATAACAAAAAAAGGCAAAAGGGAAATAAAATATAAGAAAGATGGCGAGAAAAAACAAAGTATAAAATAATAAAATATAGGATACTATAGCAGTTTAATGCACATAGAAATTAGAAGAATACATAAAAATATTGATTTTTAGAAATCTCATGAACAAGATGCAAGAATAAGATTAGTTTGATAGAATGAGAGAAGTAAGTCTGAGGATCAACTAGTAAGGAGATGGGGATCACTTATTCCTTGAACAGTTCTTTCAAAAAATTCATCTATCTGATTGATGAGTCATAAAAAAATTCATGGTTCGTGCGGTTATTAAGACTATAAGAAGGAATAACCGAATTGAATTCATGAATTTACCTAAGTCGGGTTATGGGCCGATAAAGAATTTTTTTCTTCGAAACCCATTAAAAATTAGAAGGTGCAGTGTACGAAAAATCAAATCATACATAAATGATAGAAGTTTCAAAGGCCCTGAAAATGCTATGAGGTGTTCGGAAATGGTTGAAGTAGTTGAATAGGAGGATCGCTATGACTATAGCCCTTGGTAAATTTACCAAAGACGAAAATGATTTATTTGATATTATGGATGACTGGTTACGGAGGGACCGTTTCGTTTTTGTAGGTTGGTCCGGTCTATTGCTCTTTCCTTGTGCCTATTTCGCCGTAGGGGGTTGGTTCACAGGTACAACCTTTGTAACGTCATGGTATACCCATGGATTGGCCAGTTCCTATTTGGAAGGCTGCAACTTCTTAACCGCCGCAGTTTCTACTCCTGCTAATAGTTTAGCACATTCTTTGTTATTATTATGGGGTCCTGAAGCACAAGGAGATTTTACTCGTTGGTGTCAATTAGGTGGTTTGTGGACTTTTGTTGCTCTCCACGGTGCTTTTGGACTAATAGGTTTTATGTTACGTCAATTTGAACTTGCTCGATCTGTGCAATTGCGACCTTATAATGCAATCGCATTCTCTGGTCCAATTGCTGTTTTTGTTTCTGTATTCCTGATTTATCCATTAGGCCAGTCTGGTTGGTTTTTTGCGCCTAGTTTTGGTGTAGCAGCTATATTTCGATTCATCCTCTTTTTCCAAGGGTTTCATAACTGGACGCTGAACCCATTTCATATGATGGGAGTTGCCGGCGTATTGGGCGCTGCTCTGCTATGCGCTATTCATGGTGCTACTGTAGAAAATACTTTATTTGAAGATGGTGATGGTGCAAATACATTCCGTGCCTTTAACCCAACTCAAGCTGAAGAAACTTATTCAATGGTCACCGCTAACCGCTTTTGGTCTCAAATCTTTGGGGTTGCTTTTTCCAATAAACGTTGGTTACATTTCTTTATGTTATTTGTACCAGTAACCGGTTTATGGATGAGCGCTCTTGGAGTAGTCGGTCTGGCTCTGAATCTACGTGCCTATGACTTCGTTTCTCAGGAAATCCGTGCAGCAGAAGATCCTGAATTTGAGACTTTCTACACTAAAAATATTCTCTTAAACGAAGGTATTCGTGCTTGGATGGCGGCTCAAGATCAGCCTCATGAAAACCTTATATTCCCTGAGGAGGTTCTACCACGTGGAAACGCTCTTTAATGGAACTTTATCTTTAGCCGGTCGTGACCAAGAAACCACTGGTTTCGCTTGGTGGGCCGGGAATGCCCGACTTATCAATTTATCCGGTAAACTATTGGGAG contains:
- the psbD gene encoding photosystem II protein D2 produces the protein MTIALGKFTKDENDLFDIMDDWLRRDRFVFVGWSGLLLFPCAYFAVGGWFTGTTFVTSWYTHGLASSYLEGCNFLTAAVSTPANSLAHSLLLLWGPEAQGDFTRWCQLGGLWTFVALHGAFGLIGFMLRQFELARSVQLRPYNAIAFSGPIAVFVSVFLIYPLGQSGWFFAPSFGVAAIFRFILFFQGFHNWTLNPFHMMGVAGVLGAALLCAIHGATVENTLFEDGDGANTFRAFNPTQAEETYSMVTANRFWSQIFGVAFSNKRWLHFFMLFVPVTGLWMSALGVVGLALNLRAYDFVSQEIRAAEDPEFETFYTKNILLNEGIRAWMAAQDQPHENLIFPEEVLPRGNAL
- the rpoB gene encoding RNA polymerase beta subunit (one of four subunits of the minimal PEP RNA polymerase catalytic core) is translated as MLGDGNEGMSTIPGFNQIQFEGFCRFIDQGLTEELYKFPKIEDTDQEIEFQLFVETYQLVEPLIKEKDAVYESLTYSSELYVSAGLIWKTSRDMQEQTIFIGNIPLMNSLGTFIINGIYRIVINQILQSPGIYYRSELEHNGISVYTGTIISDWGGRVELEIDRKARIWARVSRKQKISILVLSSAMGLNLKEILENVCYPEIFLSFLNDKEKKKIGSKENAILEFYQQFTCVGGDPIFSESLCKELQKKFFQQRCELGKIGRLNMNRKLNLDIPHNNTFLLPRDILAAADRLIGMKFGMGTLDDMNHLKNKRIRSVADLLQDQFGLALIRLENVVRGTICGAIRHKLIPTPQNLVTSTPLTTTYESFFGLHPLSQVLDRTNPLTQIVHGRKLSYLGPGGLTGRTASFRIRDIHPSHYGRICPIDTSEGINVGLIGSLAIHAKIGYWGSLESPFYEISEGSKKVRMFYLSPNREEYYMVAAGNSLALNRGVQEEQVAPARYRQEFLTIAWERVHLRSIFPFQYFSIGASLIPFIEHNDANRALMSSNMQRQAVPLSRSEKCIVGTGLERQVALDSGVPAIAEHEGKIIYTDIDKIILSGNGDTLRIPLVRYQRSNKNTCMHQKTQLRRGKCIKKGQVLADGAATVGGELALGKNVLVAYMPWEGYNFEDAVLISERLVYEDIYTSFHIRKYEIQTHVTSQGPERITNEIPHLEAHLLRNLDKNGIVMLGSWVETGDILVGKLTPQMAKESSYAPEDRLLRAVLGIQVSTSKETCLKLPIGGRGRVIDVRWIQKKGGSCYNPERICVYILQKREIKVGDKVAGRHGNKGIISKILPRQDMPYLQDGRPVDMVFNPLGVPSRMNVGQIFECSLGLAGGLLDRHYRIAPFDERYEQEASRKLVFSELYEASKQTANPWVFEPEYPGKSRIFDGRTGDPFEQPVIIGKPYILKLIHQVDDKIHGRSSGHYALVTQQPLRGRAKQGGQRVGEMEVWALEGFGVSHILQEMLTYKSDHIRARQEVLGTTIIGGTIPKPEDAPESFRLLVRELRSLALELNHFLVSEKNFQITRKEA
- the petN gene encoding cytochrome b6/f complex subunit VIII; translation: MDIVSLAWAALMVVFTFSLSLVVWGRSGL
- the psbM gene encoding photosystem II protein M, translating into MEVNILAFIATALFILVPTAFLLIIYVKTVSQGD